The DNA window CTCGGCGAAGCTCAGAGCAACGGCCGCCGTATTTCCAGCCGGATCACGCAGCTGGTAGGCGACGTTTCCCCTGGACAGGGCAGAGGTTCCGTTTCCCAGCAGGCCCCACAGGTTCACCTCTCCAGCCTGAGCACCGGCGGAGAGAGCCGTTAGTGCCAACGCTAGTGCACGCAGGCTGCGGTTCACCTCATACCGATTCCCGTTCTCTCTTCGGTCGCAAATGCAACAGCGTGGCCAAGCTGAAGAATTGGCTCTCGAACCCACTCCAGCGAGATCTGTCAGCTGGAGAGGTACGCCTCGACCACGGTGCGAACGGCTTCCTGCGGGTGCCGCTCGATCACGAACTGAGGGATTCGCAGGAAGCGCCACCCCTCTGCGGCAGCCAGTTGCTCTTTGCGGTCGTCACGTGCCTGTGCCTGGGGTGAAGAATGGTAGGCCTCGCCATCGACCTCGACCAGTAGGCGGACCTGTGGAAACGCCAGGTCGACCACGTAGGGCCCCAGGGGGTACTGCGCGACAAAAGCCAGACCGGCTTCCCGCAGGTGGTCACCGAACAGACGTTCCAGGTCGCTCGACCGCAGGTGGGCCAGCTGCACCTTGTGAGCGGTGATGCACTCGTTCGAGCAGAAGGAGGCGTACGGGCTGCCGACCCGAGCACGGGAAAGGGCGAAGGCTTGGCCGCAGCGGGCGCAGGTGCGCGTCACCTTGGGGGTCATGCCTGAGACTACCCGGAGAAGGGGCTTGTTTCCGCACAGGGGGAAGGAGGTTCCAGAGATTCCTCAAGGGGCCAGCCGCAGGGAAACGACGGCGACGCTCTTCGCTGTTGAGGGCAGAAGACCGGGCCTTCGAGCATCCACCCCCACCGCCTGGGTTCCATCACGAGCCGCTCTTTAACTCTTCCGGGGACCACTGCCGGAGTCAACCAGGGTCTCTGATTCCGGCCTCAGCAGCTCTGCCGCGTCCAGTCCGAAGGCATCGGCAATGCGGCCGATGTTGTCGATGCCCAGATTGCGCTCCCCCCGCTCGATGCCTCCGATGTAGGTGAAGTGCAGCCCGCTCAGCTCTGCCAGGACCTCCTGGGTCAGCCCACGGGCCTTGCGAAGAGCACGAACATTCTGAGCGAACCGAAGACGCAGGGGATGCGGAGTCACCCCCCCACTCACCCGCAACTTCAGATCTGATTTCCATAGACGATGAGTATTATTTTTGAGTAGGTTGTGGGTATGGCCTCCCCCGAGTTCCCCGGCACCCCACCCA is part of the Deinococcus terrestris genome and encodes:
- a CDS encoding endonuclease domain-containing protein, translating into MTPKVTRTCARCGQAFALSRARVGSPYASFCSNECITAHKVQLAHLRSSDLERLFGDHLREAGLAFVAQYPLGPYVVDLAFPQVRLLVEVDGEAYHSSPQAQARDDRKEQLAAAEGWRFLRIPQFVIERHPQEAVRTVVEAYLSS
- a CDS encoding helix-turn-helix domain-containing protein; protein product: MTPHPLRLRFAQNVRALRKARGLTQEVLAELSGLHFTYIGGIERGERNLGIDNIGRIADAFGLDAAELLRPESETLVDSGSGPRKS